From one Triticum aestivum cultivar Chinese Spring chromosome 4B, IWGSC CS RefSeq v2.1, whole genome shotgun sequence genomic stretch:
- the LOC123089267 gene encoding salicylic acid-binding protein 2, which translates to MEAPADQTSSKHIVLVHGACVGGWAWFKVATRLRDAGHRVSTPDLAASGVDPRPLREVPTFFDYTKPLLDLLESLPPGEKVVLVGHSLGGVNIALACELFPEKVAAAVFLSAFMPDHRSSPAYVLEKFVEGGTLDWMDTEFKPQDPEGKLPTAMQFGPLVTRAKFLQLCSPEDLMLGRSLMRVGSMFVEDLRLQPPYTEARYGSVRRVFIVLKDDNAIVEGFQRWMVQNYPVDEVKEIDGADHMALFSTPAEVAHCLADIAVKYAA; encoded by the exons ATGGAGGCTCCGGCGGACCAAACCAGCAGCAAGCACATCGTTCTGGTGCACGGCGCATGCGTCGGCGGCTGGGCCTGGTTCAAGGTGGCCACGCGGCTCAGGGACGCCGGCCACCGCGTCAGCACGCCTGACCTCGCGGCGTCGGGCGTCGACCCCAGGCCGCTGCGCGAGGTGCCGACGTTCTTCGACTACACCAAGCCGCTGCTGGACCTCCTGGAGTCCCTCCCGCCCGGGGAGAAGGTGGTGCTCGTCGGCCACAGCCTCGGCGGCGTGAACATCGCCCTCGCCTGCGAGCTGTTCCCGGAGAAGGTCGCCGCCGCGGTGTTCCTCTCCGCCTTTATGCCGGACCACAGGTCGTCGCCGGCGTACGTGCTCGAAAAG TTCGTGGAGGGGGGAACGCTTGACTGGATGGACACAGAGTTTAAGCCTCAAGATCCTGAGGGCAAGCTTCCTACTGCCATGCAGTTCGGGCCGCTGGTCACCCGAGCAAAGTTCTTGCAGCTGTGCTCGCCGGAG GATCTGATGCTGGGAAGATCTCTGATGAGAGTCGGTTCGATGTTCGTGGAGGACCTGAGACTGCAGCCACCATACACCGAGGCTCGCTACGGGTCGGTGCGCAGGGTGTTCATCGTCCTCAAGGACGACAACGCCATCGTAGAGGGGTTCCAACGGTGGATGGTGCAGAACTACCCCGTCGACGAGGTCAAGGAAATCGACGGCGCGGACCACATGGCGTTGTTCTCGACGCCGGCCGAGGTAGCGCACTGCCTCGCCGACATCGCTGTCAAGTATGCTGCCTGA